One window of the Mycobacterium sp. SVM_VP21 genome contains the following:
- a CDS encoding DUF3710 domain-containing protein — MAFGRGKGKGEADEPTSAGPEASGAADEFVSDSEELEGPFDIEDFDDPAAATTARLDLGSVLVPMPAGAQVQVELSEAGVPSAVWLVTPNGRFNIAAYAAPKSPGLWREVAGELAEALRRDNAMVSIVDGPWGREVLGSATGAVRFIGVDGYRWMVRCVINGRPETMDVLAQQAREALADTVVRRGDTPLPVRTPLPVRLPEPMAEQLRAAAAQQAAAQQAAAEQAAAFGGGGDVPPAPAARRSVEGSAMQQLRTITGG, encoded by the coding sequence GCGGACGAGCCGACCAGCGCCGGGCCGGAAGCCTCCGGAGCAGCGGATGAGTTCGTATCCGATTCGGAGGAGCTGGAGGGCCCCTTCGACATCGAAGATTTCGACGACCCCGCAGCGGCGACGACGGCCCGACTCGACCTGGGTTCGGTGCTGGTGCCGATGCCCGCGGGTGCTCAGGTCCAGGTCGAACTGAGCGAGGCGGGTGTCCCCAGTGCGGTGTGGCTGGTGACGCCCAACGGCCGGTTCAACATCGCCGCCTATGCGGCGCCCAAGTCGCCGGGTCTGTGGCGTGAGGTGGCCGGTGAGCTGGCCGAGGCGCTGCGCAGGGACAACGCGATGGTCAGCATCGTCGATGGGCCGTGGGGCCGGGAGGTGCTCGGTTCGGCGACCGGCGCAGTGCGGTTCATCGGTGTCGACGGCTACCGCTGGATGGTGCGCTGCGTGATCAATGGCCGACCCGAGACCATGGACGTGCTCGCCCAGCAGGCGCGAGAGGCGCTGGCGGACACGGTCGTCCGGCGCGGAGACACTCCGCTGCCGGTGCGCACCCCGTTGCCGGTGCGGCTGCCCGAGCCGATGGCCGAGCAGTTGCGCGCTGCCGCGGCGCAGCAGGCCGCGGCGCAGCAGGCCGCTGCTGAGCAGGCCGCCGCGTTCGGCGGAGGCGGCGATGTACCGCCCGCGCCGGCGGCTCGCCGCAGCGTGGAGGGATCCGCGATGCAGCAGTTGCGCACTATCACCGGCGGTTGA
- a CDS encoding alpha/beta hydrolase produces MFLRGVTAVLLPGTGSDDDYIRRAFCAPLQQVGAELVTHRPQPGCLIEGYLEALDAAATRSGPILSGGVSIGAAVATAWALRHPERVLGVLAALPAWTGSPDDAPAAHAARYSAGQLRNDGLAAVVAQMRASSPAWLGDELTRSWTAQWPQLPDALEEAAAYVAPTHADLATLTVPMGVTAAVDDAVHPLQTATEWAATAPRAALCTVTLDQIGADPTALGTACVTALTIAAG; encoded by the coding sequence ATGTTTCTGCGCGGCGTGACGGCCGTCCTGCTGCCGGGGACCGGCTCCGACGACGACTACATCCGCCGGGCGTTCTGCGCTCCGTTGCAGCAGGTCGGTGCCGAATTGGTCACTCATCGCCCGCAGCCCGGCTGTCTCATCGAGGGCTATCTGGAGGCGCTCGATGCAGCGGCCACCCGGTCCGGCCCAATCCTCTCCGGCGGGGTCTCAATCGGCGCGGCGGTGGCCACCGCGTGGGCACTGCGCCATCCCGAGCGAGTGCTCGGGGTGCTGGCCGCGCTGCCCGCCTGGACTGGCTCCCCCGATGACGCCCCGGCGGCCCATGCCGCGCGCTACAGCGCCGGGCAGTTGCGCAACGACGGCCTGGCGGCAGTGGTGGCTCAGATGCGGGCATCGAGCCCGGCCTGGCTCGGCGACGAGTTGACCCGCTCGTGGACCGCGCAGTGGCCGCAGCTGCCCGACGCTCTGGAAGAGGCTGCGGCCTATGTCGCGCCAACGCATGCCGACCTGGCGACTCTGACCGTGCCCATGGGCGTGACCGCGGCGGTCGATGACGCGGTTCATCCTTTGCAGACGGCCACCGAATGGGCCGCCACCGCCCCGCGCGCGGCGCTGTGCACCGTCACGCTGGACCAGATCGGCGCCGACCCGACCGCCTTGGGCACCGCCTGCGTGACCGCGTTGACGATCGCTGCGGGCTAA
- a CDS encoding OB-fold nucleic acid binding domain-containing protein — MAAPKGYLRRLTRRLTEDPELRDVEELSDEALNTGAQRAIDCQRGQEVTMVGVLRSVEANAKGCVGGVRAELFDGTDTVTLVWLGQRRIPGIDSGRTLRVHGRLGKLESGCKAIYNPHYEIQQ, encoded by the coding sequence ATGGCTGCTCCGAAAGGGTACCTGCGCCGGCTGACTCGGCGATTGACGGAAGATCCCGAGCTGCGTGACGTCGAAGAGTTGTCCGATGAGGCGCTCAACACCGGCGCGCAGCGCGCGATCGACTGCCAACGCGGCCAAGAGGTCACCATGGTCGGGGTACTGCGCAGCGTCGAGGCCAACGCCAAGGGCTGCGTGGGCGGCGTCCGCGCCGAGCTGTTCGATGGCACCGACACGGTGACGCTGGTATGGCTGGGGCAGCGACGCATCCCCGGCATCGACTCCGGCCGCACCCTGCGCGTGCACGGCCGGCTGGGCAAACTCGAAAGCGGTTGCAAGGCCATCTACAACCCCCACTACGAAATCCAGCAGTGA
- a CDS encoding DUF3159 domain-containing protein: MSEEYSAEGAQGPQRLLEQIGGLAGVIYSSLPIVVFVPASNLFGLRVAVLSALGVAAAVLVWRLIRKQSSQPAISGFFGVAVCALIAYLMGDSKGYFLLGIWTSLVWAVVFAASMVIRRPVVGYIWSWASGQPQTWRELRSTVYAYDLATLTWALVFGSRFVVQRMLYNADQTGWLGVTRIAMGWPLTAVAAVVTYLAVKYVQRALDERPTAGETEPEPRSVGR, encoded by the coding sequence ATGAGCGAGGAATACAGCGCCGAGGGCGCCCAGGGGCCGCAGCGGCTCCTGGAGCAGATCGGCGGGTTGGCCGGGGTGATCTACTCCTCGTTGCCGATTGTGGTGTTCGTGCCGGCTTCCAATCTCTTCGGACTGCGCGTCGCGGTCTTATCGGCGTTGGGCGTGGCTGCGGCGGTGCTGGTGTGGCGCCTGATCCGCAAGCAGTCCAGTCAACCGGCCATCTCCGGCTTCTTCGGGGTTGCCGTCTGCGCCCTGATCGCCTATCTGATGGGTGACTCCAAGGGTTATTTCCTGCTCGGAATCTGGACGTCGCTGGTGTGGGCGGTGGTGTTCGCCGCATCGATGGTGATCCGCCGTCCGGTGGTCGGCTACATCTGGTCATGGGCCAGCGGCCAGCCCCAGACCTGGCGTGAGCTGCGGTCGACCGTCTACGCCTACGATCTCGCGACGCTGACCTGGGCGCTGGTGTTCGGCTCCCGCTTCGTGGTCCAGCGGATGCTGTACAACGCCGATCAGACCGGCTGGCTGGGCGTGACGCGCATCGCCATGGGTTGGCCGCTGACCGCGGTGGCAGCGGTGGTCACCTACCTGGCGGTCAAATACGTGCAGCGCGCGTTGGATGAGCGGCCCACCGCGGGCGAGACCGAGCCCGAACCGCGCTCAGTGGGCCGGTAG
- a CDS encoding TrkA family potassium uptake protein: protein MKVAVAGAGAVGRSIARELLDSDHQVTLIERNPDHVDTEDIADAQWHLGDACELSLLESVHLESFDVVIAATGDDKANVVLSLLAKTEFAVPRVVARVNDPRNEWLFTDAWGVDVAVSTPRMLASLVEEAVAVGDLVRLMEFRKGQANLLEITLPDDTPWGGKPVRKLTLPRDAALVTILRGTRVIVPQDDEPLEGGDELLFVASSGIETELRALLLPAH, encoded by the coding sequence ATGAAGGTAGCGGTAGCCGGCGCCGGCGCGGTCGGACGTTCGATTGCGCGCGAGCTGCTCGACAGCGATCATCAGGTGACATTGATCGAGCGCAACCCCGATCATGTCGACACCGAGGACATCGCCGACGCGCAGTGGCATCTCGGCGACGCCTGCGAGCTGAGTCTGCTGGAGTCGGTGCACCTGGAGTCCTTCGATGTGGTGATCGCCGCGACCGGCGACGACAAAGCCAACGTGGTGCTGTCGTTGCTCGCCAAGACCGAATTCGCGGTACCGCGGGTGGTGGCCCGGGTCAACGATCCCCGGAACGAGTGGCTGTTCACCGACGCCTGGGGCGTGGACGTCGCAGTGTCCACGCCGCGCATGCTGGCCTCGCTGGTCGAGGAGGCCGTCGCGGTCGGAGACCTGGTGCGGCTCATGGAGTTCCGCAAGGGGCAAGCCAACCTGCTGGAGATCACGCTGCCCGACGACACCCCGTGGGGCGGCAAGCCGGTGCGCAAGCTGACACTGCCCCGTGACGCCGCGCTGGTGACGATCCTGCGCGGGACACGGGTGATCGTGCCGCAGGACGACGAACCCCTCGAGGGCGGCGACGAGCTGCTGTTCGTCGCATCCAGCGGCATCGAGACCGAACTGCGCGCGCTGCTGCTACCGGCCCACTGA
- a CDS encoding TrkA family potassium uptake protein encodes MRVVVMGCGRVGASLADGLSRIGHEVAIIDRDSTAFNRLSPEFNGERVLGMGFDRDVLLRAGIEEAAAFAAVSSGDNSNIIAARLARETFGVSRVVARIYDAKRAAVYERLGIPTIATVPWTTDRLLDALTRESETTKWRDPTGTVAVAEIVLHEDWIGRPVTDLEAATNARVAFLIRFGTGILPEPKTVIQASDQVYIVAVSGRVAEAIAIAALPPSEDLDK; translated from the coding sequence GTGCGGGTAGTTGTGATGGGTTGCGGCCGGGTGGGAGCCTCGCTCGCCGACGGACTGTCCCGGATCGGCCACGAGGTCGCCATCATCGACCGAGACAGCACCGCGTTCAACCGGCTCAGCCCGGAGTTCAACGGCGAACGAGTGCTCGGTATGGGCTTCGACCGCGATGTACTGCTGCGGGCGGGCATCGAGGAAGCGGCCGCGTTCGCCGCGGTGTCCTCCGGCGATAACTCCAACATCATCGCGGCGCGGCTGGCCCGGGAGACGTTCGGCGTCTCGCGAGTGGTCGCCCGTATCTATGACGCCAAGCGGGCCGCGGTCTACGAGCGCCTGGGCATCCCGACCATCGCTACCGTGCCGTGGACCACCGATCGGCTACTCGACGCGCTGACCCGGGAAAGCGAGACCACCAAGTGGCGTGACCCCACCGGCACCGTCGCCGTCGCCGAGATCGTCCTGCACGAGGACTGGATCGGTCGCCCCGTCACCGACCTGGAGGCCGCCACCAACGCCCGGGTGGCCTTCTTGATCCGATTCGGGACCGGCATCCTGCCCGAGCCCAAGACGGTGATTCAGGCCAGCGACCAGGTGTACATCGTCGCGGTGTCCGGCCGGGTCGCCGAAGCGATCGCGATCGCCGCGTTGCCGCCGAGCGAAGACCTGGACAAATGA
- a CDS encoding APC family permease, translated as MSKISTAARRLVLGRPFRSDRLSHTLLPKRIALPVFASDALSSVAYGPEEVFLVLSVAGLAAYRMTLWVGLAVAFVFITVVASYRQNVHAYPSGGGDYEVVTTNLGATAGLTVASALMVDYVLTVAVSISSGIANIGSAIPFIADHKVAFAVGTVIVVAAANLRGIRESGTAFAIPTYAFMIGVFAMLGWGLFQIFVMGNPLQAESAEFKIHSTQGEMVGVALVFLVAKSFSSGCAALTGVEAISNGVPAFRKPKSRNAANTLLMLGVIAVTLMMGIIVLARQTGVKIAARPHEQLIGAPADYDQKTLLAQLAETVFRGFPPGLWIIAGVTALILALAANTAFNGFPVLGSILAQDRYLPRQLHTRGDRLAFSNGIVFLALVAIAFIVAFGAEVTALIQLYIVGVFVSFTLSQIGMVRHWNRLLRNEIDRAARVKMMRSRVVNTIGFVATGVVLIVVIATKFVAGAWIAIVAMSVLFLVMKMIRRHYDTVSQELAEQSAALDDQAVLPSRNHALVLVSKLHLPTRRALAYARATRPDALEAITVNVDDTETRALVREWEDSEITVPLKVIASPYREVTRPVLDYVKRISKESPRTVVTVYIPEYVVGHWWEQLLHNQSALRLKTRLLFMPQVMVTSVPWQLNSSERRKVLEPHHAPGDTRRGFLE; from the coding sequence GTGTCGAAGATTTCCACCGCTGCGCGGCGCCTGGTTCTAGGCCGGCCCTTTCGCAGCGATCGGCTAAGCCACACGCTGCTGCCCAAGCGCATCGCCCTGCCGGTATTCGCGTCCGATGCGCTGTCCTCGGTGGCCTACGGACCCGAAGAAGTCTTTCTGGTGTTGTCGGTGGCGGGTCTGGCGGCCTATCGGATGACGCTGTGGGTAGGCCTGGCTGTCGCCTTCGTGTTCATCACCGTGGTGGCCTCTTACCGCCAGAATGTGCACGCCTATCCTTCCGGCGGCGGCGACTACGAGGTGGTCACCACCAATCTGGGTGCAACCGCGGGCCTGACCGTGGCCAGCGCGTTGATGGTGGATTACGTTCTGACGGTTGCGGTCTCGATCTCATCGGGGATCGCCAACATCGGCTCGGCGATACCGTTCATCGCCGATCACAAGGTGGCGTTCGCAGTCGGGACTGTGATCGTGGTGGCGGCAGCGAATCTGCGGGGCATCCGAGAATCGGGTACCGCGTTCGCCATTCCGACATATGCGTTCATGATCGGGGTCTTCGCCATGCTGGGGTGGGGGCTGTTCCAGATCTTTGTGATGGGCAACCCATTGCAAGCCGAGTCGGCCGAGTTCAAAATCCACTCCACCCAGGGCGAGATGGTCGGGGTGGCCCTGGTGTTCCTGGTGGCGAAATCGTTCTCGTCGGGATGTGCCGCTCTGACCGGGGTGGAGGCGATCAGCAACGGTGTGCCGGCCTTCCGCAAACCGAAGTCGCGCAACGCGGCCAACACGCTGCTGATGCTGGGTGTGATCGCGGTGACACTGATGATGGGCATCATCGTGCTGGCCCGCCAGACCGGGGTGAAGATCGCTGCGCGCCCGCATGAACAGCTCATCGGGGCGCCGGCGGACTACGACCAGAAGACCTTGCTGGCTCAGCTGGCCGAGACGGTGTTCCGGGGCTTTCCGCCCGGCCTGTGGATCATCGCCGGAGTGACGGCGCTAATCCTGGCGCTGGCCGCCAACACCGCGTTCAACGGTTTCCCGGTGCTGGGTTCGATCCTGGCGCAGGACCGCTACCTGCCGCGCCAGCTGCACACCCGCGGCGACCGGCTGGCGTTCTCCAACGGCATCGTGTTCCTCGCCCTGGTGGCCATCGCCTTCATCGTGGCGTTCGGGGCAGAGGTGACCGCGCTGATCCAGCTCTACATCGTCGGAGTGTTCGTCTCCTTCACGCTCAGTCAGATCGGTATGGTGCGGCACTGGAATCGGTTGCTGCGTAACGAAATCGACCGTGCGGCCCGGGTCAAGATGATGCGTTCCCGGGTGGTCAACACCATCGGATTCGTGGCTACCGGGGTGGTGTTGATCGTGGTGATCGCCACCAAGTTTGTGGCCGGCGCCTGGATTGCGATCGTCGCGATGTCGGTGCTGTTCCTTGTGATGAAGATGATCCGCCGGCACTACGACACCGTGAGTCAGGAGTTGGCCGAGCAGTCGGCTGCGCTGGACGACCAGGCGGTGCTGCCCAGCCGCAACCACGCCCTGGTCCTGGTGTCCAAGCTGCATCTGCCGACCCGTCGCGCGCTGGCCTACGCGAGGGCGACGCGCCCGGACGCGCTGGAGGCGATCACGGTCAACGTCGATGACACCGAAACCCGCGCCCTGGTGCGCGAATGGGAAGATAGCGAGATCACCGTCCCGCTCAAGGTGATTGCATCGCCGTACCGTGAGGTCACCCGACCGGTGCTCGATTACGTCAAACGCATCAGTAAGGAGTCGCCGCGCACCGTGGTGACTGTTTACATCCCCGAATACGTGGTGGGCCACTGGTGGGAGCAGCTGCTCCACAACCAAAGCGCGCTGCGACTCAAGACCCGGCTGTTGTTCATGCCGCAGGTCATGGTTACCTCGGTGCCCTGGCAGCTGAACTCCTCGGAGCGGCGCAAAGTCTTGGAGCCGCATCACGCGCCCGGCGACACCCGGAGAGGCTTCTTAGAGTGA
- a CDS encoding TRAM domain-containing protein, translating into MIDQELVLTTGAPANGGSCVARHDGRVVFVRYALPGEQVRVRITAERGSYWHGECVEVLEPAAGRIDSLCPIAGADGAGCCDLAFADPGVARELKGAVVSNQLARLGGHEWEGSAEPVGDDGPTGWRTRVRLDVGADGRAGFHRYHSDELVTDLQCGQLPAGMIKGLAEQSWRPGDHLHVVADDDGVRHVVSTGRGHRPQVMEGDYHATQWVGRRRWQIPVTSFWQAHRRAAALYSALVGQWAQADTGMTAWDLYGGAGIFAAALAQTVGESGRVISADTSRAATGAARAALADLPQVSVRTDSVRRVLSDAPCRADVAVLDPPRAGAGREVIEALAAAGVPRIVHIGCEAASFARDIGLYRSQGYAVEQIRVFDAFPLTHHVECVALLTR; encoded by the coding sequence GTGATCGACCAGGAATTGGTCTTGACGACCGGGGCACCGGCGAACGGCGGCAGCTGTGTGGCGCGCCACGACGGTCGGGTCGTTTTCGTGCGCTATGCGCTGCCCGGTGAGCAGGTGCGGGTGCGGATCACCGCCGAGCGGGGCTCGTATTGGCACGGTGAATGTGTTGAGGTGCTCGAACCCGCGGCCGGCCGGATCGACTCGCTGTGCCCGATCGCCGGGGCCGACGGCGCCGGCTGCTGCGACCTGGCGTTCGCCGATCCGGGCGTGGCACGCGAGCTCAAGGGTGCGGTGGTGTCCAATCAGCTGGCGAGGCTCGGCGGCCACGAGTGGGAGGGTTCTGCCGAACCGGTCGGTGACGACGGCCCGACCGGTTGGCGCACCCGGGTCCGCTTGGACGTCGGTGCCGACGGCCGGGCCGGATTCCACCGGTATCACAGTGATGAGCTGGTCACCGACCTGCAATGCGGGCAGCTGCCGGCCGGAATGATCAAGGGACTGGCCGAACAGTCCTGGCGGCCCGGCGATCACCTGCACGTGGTGGCCGACGACGACGGTGTCCGGCATGTGGTGAGCACCGGGCGCGGTCACCGTCCCCAAGTCATGGAGGGCGACTACCACGCCACCCAGTGGGTGGGCCGCCGGCGTTGGCAGATTCCGGTGACGTCGTTCTGGCAGGCGCATCGCCGGGCGGCCGCGCTCTACAGCGCGCTGGTCGGCCAGTGGGCGCAGGCCGACACCGGAATGACCGCCTGGGATCTTTACGGCGGGGCCGGGATTTTCGCCGCGGCGCTGGCCCAGACGGTGGGGGAGTCGGGCCGGGTGATCAGTGCCGACACGTCACGGGCCGCGACCGGCGCCGCGCGCGCTGCGCTGGCTGACCTACCGCAGGTATCGGTGCGCACCGATTCGGTGCGAAGGGTGTTGAGCGATGCGCCCTGTCGCGCCGACGTCGCGGTGCTGGACCCGCCGCGTGCTGGCGCCGGGCGGGAGGTGATCGAGGCGCTGGCCGCCGCCGGCGTACCGCGCATTGTGCACATCGGTTGCGAGGCAGCGTCTTTCGCTCGAGACATCGGTTTGTACCGTTCCCAGGGGTATGCCGTGGAGCAGATCCGGGTGTTCGACGCGTTCCCGCTGACCCACCACGTGGAGTGCGTCGCGCTGCTGACCCGCTGA
- a CDS encoding ArsB/NhaD family transporter — protein MAFIAVAVFLTAYAFIAADRVNKTVVALAGAAAVVILPVISSDDIFYSRATGIDWDVIFLLLGMMIIVSVLRQTGVFEYIAIWAAKRAKGSPLRIMILLVLVTAVASALLDNVTTVLLIAPVTLLVCDRLDISAAPFLMAEVFASNIGGAATLVGDPPNIIIASRGGLTFNSFLLNLAPIVAIVIAAFIAMLPRLFPGSFAVDAERVADVMALEEGEAIRDRGLLIKCGLVLVAVFAAFIGHSALHLEPSVVALLGAGVLILTSGLERSDYLSGVEWETLLFFAGLFVMVGALVDTGVIAALAKAATAVTSGNALLTTMGILGVSAPVSGIIDNIPYVATMTPIVAELSTTLPNNSHPDALWWALALGADFGGNLTAVGASANVVMLGIARRADNPISFWEFTRKGIVVTAVSVALTAVYLWLRYFVFG, from the coding sequence ATGGCATTCATTGCGGTCGCGGTGTTTCTGACCGCGTACGCGTTCATCGCCGCCGACCGGGTCAACAAGACGGTGGTAGCGCTGGCCGGCGCGGCGGCAGTCGTCATCCTGCCGGTCATTTCGTCCGATGACATCTTCTATTCCCGTGCGACCGGTATCGACTGGGACGTCATCTTCCTGCTGCTGGGCATGATGATCATTGTCAGCGTGCTGCGCCAGACCGGCGTTTTCGAGTACATCGCCATCTGGGCAGCCAAGCGCGCCAAGGGTTCCCCGCTACGGATCATGATCCTGCTGGTGCTGGTGACCGCGGTGGCCTCAGCGTTGCTGGACAACGTCACCACTGTGCTGCTGATCGCCCCGGTCACGCTGCTGGTCTGTGACCGTCTCGACATCAGTGCCGCACCGTTTCTGATGGCCGAGGTGTTCGCATCCAACATCGGCGGCGCCGCAACCCTGGTCGGTGATCCACCCAACATCATCATCGCCAGCCGAGGAGGATTGACGTTCAATTCCTTCCTGCTGAACCTGGCGCCTATCGTCGCCATCGTCATCGCCGCGTTCATTGCCATGTTGCCCCGTCTATTTCCCGGGTCGTTCGCCGTCGACGCCGAGCGGGTCGCCGACGTGATGGCACTGGAGGAGGGTGAGGCAATCCGCGATCGCGGCCTGCTGATCAAGTGTGGACTGGTGCTCGTCGCGGTGTTCGCCGCATTCATCGGGCATTCGGCGCTACATCTCGAGCCATCGGTGGTCGCCCTGCTCGGTGCCGGGGTCTTGATCCTGACCTCCGGTCTGGAGCGCTCGGATTATCTGTCCGGGGTCGAGTGGGAAACGCTGTTGTTCTTCGCCGGACTGTTCGTGATGGTTGGCGCCCTGGTAGATACCGGCGTGATCGCCGCCCTCGCCAAAGCTGCCACCGCGGTTACCAGCGGCAATGCACTATTGACCACGATGGGCATCTTGGGGGTGTCCGCGCCGGTGTCCGGGATCATCGACAACATCCCCTACGTGGCAACCATGACGCCGATCGTGGCCGAGCTGAGCACCACCTTGCCCAACAACTCGCACCCCGACGCGCTGTGGTGGGCGCTGGCACTGGGTGCTGACTTCGGTGGCAACCTGACCGCCGTCGGAGCCAGCGCCAACGTGGTGATGCTCGGAATCGCCCGCCGGGCAGACAATCCCATCTCATTCTGGGAATTCACCCGCAAGGGCATTGTGGTCACCGCCGTCTCGGTCGCGCTGACGGCAGTGTATCTGTGGTTGCGCTACTTCGTATTTGGCTGA
- a CDS encoding CBS domain-containing protein yields the protein MQAEQIAEEFPVVAIDSDALAAARLLAEHRLPGIVVTDAAGKPYAVLPASQVVRFIVPGYVQDDPSLAGVLSETVADRSAEKLRGKTVRDVLPEHLRDVPAADADATVIEVAAMMARLHSPLIAVVKDGELHGVITASRLLAAALRV from the coding sequence GTGCAGGCCGAACAGATCGCCGAAGAATTCCCGGTGGTGGCTATCGACTCCGACGCGCTGGCCGCCGCCAGGTTATTGGCGGAGCATCGGTTGCCCGGCATCGTCGTCACCGACGCGGCCGGCAAGCCGTACGCGGTGCTGCCGGCCTCCCAGGTGGTGCGCTTCATCGTGCCGGGCTACGTCCAGGACGACCCCTCGCTGGCGGGCGTACTGAGCGAGACCGTGGCGGACCGCTCGGCCGAGAAGCTTCGCGGCAAGACGGTGCGTGACGTGCTGCCCGAACACCTACGAGACGTGCCGGCCGCCGACGCCGACGCGACCGTGATCGAAGTGGCCGCCATGATGGCCCGACTGCACAGCCCCTTGATTGCCGTCGTCAAGGACGGTGAGCTGCACGGGGTCATCACCGCGTCGCGGTTGCTTGCCGCGGCGCTGAGAGTCTGA
- the dxs gene encoding 1-deoxy-D-xylulose-5-phosphate synthase — MLEGIRGPADLQHLTQAQLTDLAAEIREFLIHKVAATGGHLGPNLGVVELTLALHRVFDSPHDPIIFDTGHQAYVHKMLTGRSRDFDTLRKKGGLSGYPSRAESEHDWVESSHASSALSYADGLAKAFELTGHRNRHVVAVVGDGALTGGMCWEALNNIAAGNRPVVVVVNDNGRSYAPTIGGFADHLAALRLQPAYERLLERGRTAIRGVPVVGELGYQVIHSFKAGLKDALAPQALFTDLGLKYLGPIDGHDEAAVESALRRARGFGGPVIVHVVTQKGKGYGPAENDEAEQMHACGVIDPLTGNATETAGRGWTAVFSDALIEYGTKRRDVVAITAAMPGPTGLAPFGQRFPDRMFDVGIAEQHAMTSAAGLAMGGLHPVVAVYSTFLNRAFDQLVMDVALHKLPVTLVLDRSGITGPDGASHNGMWDLSVLGIVPGIRVAAPRDGIRLREELGEALDIHDGPTALRFPKGDVGEDIPAIERRAGVDLLAVPADGLPQDVLLVAVGAFAPMALAVADRLHNQGIGVTVIDPRWVLPVPEVLVEMAGAHKLVVTCEDNGVAGGIGSAVSAALRRADIDVPCRDVGLPQRFYDHASRGQLLAEVGLTAQDVARQITGWVAAMGACNCVDEVSASGWTSSRPDGRPDHVEQPREHERVNEEEGQ; from the coding sequence ATGCTTGAAGGGATCCGCGGCCCCGCCGATCTGCAGCACCTCACGCAGGCTCAGCTGACCGATCTGGCGGCGGAAATCCGCGAGTTCCTGATCCACAAGGTCGCCGCGACCGGCGGGCATCTGGGCCCCAACCTGGGTGTGGTGGAGCTGACGTTGGCGCTGCACCGGGTGTTCGACTCCCCGCACGACCCGATCATCTTCGACACCGGGCATCAGGCCTACGTGCACAAGATGCTGACCGGACGCAGCCGCGACTTCGACACCCTGCGCAAGAAGGGCGGGCTGTCGGGTTACCCGTCGCGCGCCGAGAGCGAGCACGACTGGGTGGAGTCCAGCCACGCCAGCTCGGCGCTGTCCTACGCCGACGGCCTGGCCAAAGCCTTCGAGCTCACCGGACACCGCAACCGGCACGTGGTGGCCGTCGTCGGTGACGGCGCCCTGACCGGCGGGATGTGCTGGGAGGCGCTCAACAACATCGCCGCAGGCAACCGCCCGGTGGTGGTCGTGGTCAATGACAACGGCCGTAGCTACGCGCCCACCATCGGTGGCTTCGCCGACCACCTGGCCGCACTGCGGCTGCAGCCCGCCTACGAGCGCCTGCTGGAGCGAGGCCGCACGGCGATCCGCGGGGTGCCGGTCGTCGGGGAACTCGGCTACCAGGTGATCCACAGCTTCAAAGCGGGGCTCAAAGATGCACTGGCGCCGCAGGCGCTCTTCACCGACCTCGGCCTGAAATACCTGGGCCCGATCGACGGTCATGACGAGGCCGCGGTGGAATCCGCGCTGCGCCGCGCACGGGGCTTCGGCGGGCCGGTGATCGTGCACGTGGTCACCCAAAAGGGCAAGGGCTACGGCCCGGCCGAGAACGACGAGGCCGAGCAGATGCACGCCTGCGGGGTGATCGACCCGCTGACGGGCAACGCCACCGAAACCGCCGGACGCGGCTGGACGGCGGTGTTCTCCGACGCGCTCATCGAGTACGGCACCAAGCGCCGTGATGTCGTCGCCATCACCGCCGCGATGCCGGGCCCCACGGGGCTCGCGCCGTTCGGACAGCGCTTTCCTGATCGGATGTTCGACGTCGGAATCGCCGAGCAACATGCGATGACGTCCGCGGCCGGCCTGGCTATGGGTGGCCTGCACCCGGTGGTGGCGGTGTATTCGACGTTCCTCAACCGTGCCTTCGACCAGCTCGTGATGGACGTCGCGCTGCACAAGCTGCCGGTGACGCTGGTGTTGGACCGGTCCGGGATCACCGGGCCCGACGGCGCCAGTCATAACGGCATGTGGGATCTGTCGGTGCTGGGGATCGTGCCCGGAATCCGGGTGGCCGCACCTCGCGACGGCATCCGGCTGCGCGAAGAGCTCGGCGAAGCGCTCGACATCCATGACGGGCCCACCGCATTGCGATTCCCCAAAGGGGATGTGGGCGAAGACATTCCCGCCATCGAGCGGCGCGCTGGGGTGGACCTGCTGGCGGTCCCGGCCGACGGGTTGCCGCAAGACGTCCTGCTGGTCGCGGTCGGCGCGTTCGCGCCCATGGCGTTGGCGGTGGCCGACCGGCTGCACAACCAGGGCATCGGGGTGACGGTCATTGACCCGCGGTGGGTGCTTCCGGTGCCGGAGGTGCTCGTCGAGATGGCCGGCGCACACAAGCTGGTGGTCACCTGCGAGGACAACGGCGTGGCCGGCGGTATCGGCTCGGCGGTCTCGGCGGCGCTGCGGCGCGCCGACATCGACGTGCCCTGCCGCGACGTGGGGCTGCCGCAGCGTTTCTACGACCACGCCTCGCGCGGGCAGCTGCTGGCCGAGGTCGGTCTGACCGCCCAGGATGTGGCCCGCCAGATCACCGGCTGGGTGGCGGCGATGGGCGCCTGCAACTGCGTCGACGAGGTGTCAGCGAGCGGCTGGACCAGTTCGCGCCCGGACGGGCGGCCAGATCATGTCGAACAACCACGCGAACACGAACGTGTAAACGAGGAAGAAGGCCAGTAG